The genomic stretch TGCGCCCATGCCTCACGCCCTCTGGTCTACTGCGGATCTCTTCCACCACCAATTTCTGCCTATTATAATTTTTAGattacaataataaaatatttttgtgcTTCTTGATAATTACAAAGACTGGACTTTTGAATCtagcacttcatttcattttcatttttattttttaatctcttccaaattttgtttttcatAAACTCATAGTTTTATAGTTTTTGATTTATAAATTGACTTGTTTATTGTCCAGTTTTATAGCTCGAATTATGTTTTCATGCCAATCATATACCAATTTGTTGAATGTCGAGTTTGTTGGGTATTTGAGATATTGAACATGGGATTGCAACTGACAAAGAGTTATGAGTTTGAATTTAAGAAACTaaacaaaatcaattaaataaatatcatgatatataaaaataaataataaaatcagACATAGAATGAAATTCTGGATATATTGATTTCACTTAGTCTACCAATTAATAGTTTGTCATCCAATTACATGTCTACGGGTTAATAGGGCGGGTCACCTAATTACTGTCATTGACCGGACAGTGTTGATTACTAGAATTACGGTTGTTAATTTTAATTGTAGCTCCCAACTATTAATTAGACCCTTAAAGAGCTCTCACTCttatatttaccttttttggGACATCATCAATTCTAATCTAACATATGGAACACTCTCGATTAACCCACATGTTATCAAATTATACATAGGTTGTGTCACTCAACTAGAAGCATTATCGCATagaattaaacaaaataaatgaagTCTAGGAATAATAAAActgaattaaataaagattaaaatatcaatattagtcctaaacatatgaataaaatacgaatttggtaaaaaatattcactttttgaaaaacaggcccttaataaatgaaatccttgtcagagtggtcctttttttatggttccgtcaaaaaactaatGGTAATGTCACTATGCAATTAGCGTTGACCGTTAGTATTTttacggaaccgtaaaaaaggactacttcggtgacattttcatttgttatatatccgtttttcaaaaataaatgttttggacgaaattcgtattttaatcatatgtttaagaccaaaattgacctttactcttaaATAAACATACATGCTACAGTCAAATCTCCATAATTCTTatagtttagctactcatggAAAATCAGTAAAGAGAATAAATTGAAGTACTAGAATTGACGATATTGCTCACATGCAATGATTTAGTTGAGATTCAATGCCTCGAGTCATGTTGGCTCAAAATATTTCACATCAATGATATTGTTGAGGTTCAATGCACGACTTACAGGTTCACGGCCAGAAAATTTTTGATGCAACGGAATATTCGGTTGACTTTGAACGACGGTGATGTGTTGCACAATCCAACCCAATACAGAAGATTGGTTGGTCCATTAATTTACTTAACGGTTACATGACCAGACATTATGAATTCAGTCTGTACCCTTAGTCGGTTCATGCACAAGCCATGAAAGCCTCATTGGGAAGTTGCGTTGCGTGTGATGCGTAATATCAAATGCACGTCTAGACAAGGTATTTAAATGGCATCCAAGAATATTTTGAAGTATAGGCCTTATGTGAATCTGATTGGGCAGGTTGTCCTGGTACCAGAAGGTCCATTTCGAGATATTGTGTATTTGTGGGATCGTCACTCATTTCTTGAAAATCAAAGAAACTGTCCAATGTTTCATGATTATCTGCAGAAGGGCCCATAGCAAACACTTGCTTAGAGTTGACTTGGGTGAGATACTTACTACAAGACTTTAAGGTTAACTTAAGAACCTTCATCTGTGTATTGTGATAACCAGTTCTTCGTTAGGGCTGGctaaatataccgaaataccgcacttatcgtactgaaaaaataccgaaaataccgaatttgcgGTATATCGCAAGttgcggtacggtatgataccttaccgatagatttcggtacggtaaatgtatagattttcctataccgcggtataccgcaatatacCGCATTTACGATATCTGCCAAAAATTCGATATATATgttgtatttaaaatttatataaaaaatagttaatatgTTAAAATCCCTAACCCTACTTCCATATTTTAGCTCAACCACCCCCAACCCCAAACACACTCACGCAGAGATGTAAGTCCACTGTATAGATTTGATTGTGGTGTAGTTTTAATCTTTtggatattatttaaatatgtgaaattttattttaaatatttggctataatagaatttttttgGTATGAAACGTAGGTATAACGGTATGCCATACcttattttggtataccgtactcGGTATGCCATACCTTATTTCGGTATAAcgtaaaagtacggtataccgcaatacggtataccgaaaaattcggtaaggtataggtatgacattttctcatACCGCAATTTGAGGTACAGAATGCGGTATGGCATTCTTGGTGCGGTATACCATACCGTGCCACCCCTACTCTTCGTATTGCAGCAAATCCAGTTTTTCACGAAGGCACTAAACACATTGAGATTGATTGCCACATAGTCCATGAAAAATTACAAACATGACATGTTAAGCCAACTTATTTCTTAACAATATTACGGTTTGCAGATGTCTTTACTAAAGCATTGGGAAAGATGTTGTAATTTTTAAGCAATTTAAGTACACAACAAGTAAAATTTCCTAAAAATACTACCTCTAAAAGTATACAGACGTGCAATGCAGTATAAAAGGTGTCGATCCCACAAGGAAGAGATTAATTGCTAAAATAGTAAACCTAACTAAAAAGCAGTAAAATAgtttaattttagatttttgatCAAGAGGCGAGTGAAGGCCCAAACGAGAAGGAAAAATGCAAGGGAATCACGATAAAGGGGAAGACTACTCCTAGCTTGTTTTGGGTTGCTTGTTCACATGAATCCTAAAGTCTAATTACTTTCCATTATTTGTCGGGATCGTGTTGATTTTACGCTCTCACGCAGCTGATCATTGATCGTGGAATTTTACACCTAGGATAAGCTGATCACGTCTCCTAGGCTCTACTCACCAACCCCTCATTCCTATAGTCGTATAGTAAGCTCGGATTGGCTTCTACGAACGTTCAACACACAAGATCCACTCATCCACCCCCGGACTATCCCTGATCGGTTTTAGCCTAAGGTTTCTTATCTAAGCTAGCTCCCTGccccaagttaaagagacattgaaGATAAGGCCATGACCAAATTAAGTTTGCTAGCAAAATCCAACACGGATTGAATTAAAGACATATTAGAACCAAAATATGAAAATCTATCAAAACACAATTATGAATTCATATTTACAAGCTTCCCTCACTAACTAGGAATAATCCCTAAAATCTGGCCACTCATAGTGGGCAACAATACAAGAGAGCAAGTAAATGCTACCATATGGGGCTTGATTTTAGGTGGATGAAGCTTGATCTTGTTCTTCTCTCCCAAAGATGACCCCTAAGCTTCAAATCCCCTTGAAATTCGTCTTCAGACGCCAAAAGTTACTTTGGAAGTCGTGCTCTAGCTATTTAAATAGTCATGGCTTAAAAAAACAGGCCCAATCACATTTTCCCAGCAGGGCCTTTTTTTGCTCAGAAATTGCCCAGTCGGGCTTTTTTTTTGTATCGCAATATGCACccaaatcgcccggtcgggcaattTTCGTCCGGCCGCATGTTTTTCACTGCAATGCGCAATCTTCGTAAAACAACCATATCTTCTTTTACcggactccgattgaggcgtgcatgGTATCCACGCGATGCAATTATCTTTGACAATATACTAAGGAAAAGATTCATAGTTATTGATAagagtaaatgtcaattttTATTCTAAACATATGAGCATAATACAAATTTGGcacaaaacattcactttttgaaaaacgggTTCATAACAAGTGAAAATGTTGCCGAAGTAGTCCTTTTTTATGATAGTTCCGTCAAAAACTAACGGCTAACGCTAATTGCATATGACATGCCGGTTAGTTTTTTTACGGAACCGTTAAAAAGGACCACTCCGACAAggattttcatttgttatggacctgttttttaaaaaaatgaatgttttggactaaattcgtattttggtcatatatttAAGActaaaattgacctttactctattGATAATTATCTTTTGTCTTATTTAGAAGATTAAATTGGTAATTGTCTTTTGCCTTAATTAGAAGATTATATGCGTCAAATATTATAGTATAGACTTAATTAGTGGAGCAATTCTTGTTATATTATTGCATAAATACAAAACTTGAATGATGAGAATCATCATTCCATAAATATCTTTATTCCTCTTTCAATGGCTTCCTTTAATTCATAAGCATTTGATAAAACAAATTTATTATTCACCTTTTTATGAAATGTGAAGAAATGTTGGTGGTAAAGTTACTAAAAATATGAGTTTCACTTTTACATGTATTAATTAGTatagaataaaatattagttaatttaataaattgttagTAAACTAAATTTGTTATTCACTAAAATTAACCTTTACTCTTTTATAAATTGTTAGTAAACTATAATACCGGTATCAAATTGGCAATAAAGTTTAATTTGTTTCAAAGGTAATAAGCTTTATactttatattaattattttgtttttaatagtaataaaaatatcacttaaaaaataattgtcaagtactactccctctgtttgcgaataagagtcccgttttttccattttagtccgtccgcgaataagagtcccggttcacttttaccataaatggtaatagggtctcaccttccactaactcatttcactcacattttatttaaaactaatatatacaagtgagacctctattccactaactttttttccacctacttttcttaacatttattaaaaccagTGCCGCCCATAAATGGGACTCTTATTTCActcaaactaatataaaataaaataattaaataaattgaaataaactATAAATATTAGAAAATGCAAAGTATAGTATTCGTtttgaaacaaataaaatttccGTAACCAATTTGATGAACATTATAGTTTGATACACGAGGTCCAGTTAGGTTAACAACTATTTTAAATTGATAACCGATAACTATGTCAGCAACCTACATTACAAATGTCAACacgaaaatgtcaacacgaaaGCATTTGTATATCAACCAAATGTAGCTGACATGCATATATATTTTGTTGACATCtatatttacatatatattttGTTGACATCTATATTTACATGTCAACAGGCACACACATGTCAACTACATTTATTTGACATATAAATGCATTCGTGTTGACATCCATAACATAAGTTGTTGACATAGTTATAACTACATTTAACATACAAATGCGTTCATGTAGACATCCATAACATGAGCTTTTGACATAGTTATCAGTTATCAATTTAAGATAATTATCAACAGATCATATCCttcttaaaatataaaatccATTTAccatatataaaaaatgaaatgacacaAGTATGAACcgattaaaataatactaagatGAAACGTGTATccggggacagagggagtattatatttctATAGAGCGTAACTATGTTAAACACAGAGTCTTGTGAAATGTGAAAATCACTATTATATTCTTGTAAATTCTCTCAAAATTTGAAACTGCCTGAGTAGATACATTATATGAAACATTAACTATAAGCTTACATCAAGGTGATTATGCTTGGAAGATGACACATTGTTGCTCAATTCAAGACCCTTTGTTTCAAACGGTAGAAGGTAAACGCATATACCAGATACAAACACAATGCTCTCAAATAGAAAAACTGCAGTACTCTGTTTACATCCATGAACCAGGCCAACTGCAACCAAAGGACATATCATCCCGCCGATTCTGCCCACGGAGCTTGCCACTCCGACCCCAGTAGTCCTCACGGACGTCGGATATAACTGCAGTAACGAGTGAAAATGTCAAGATGGACGAAACCAACACgcataaaagagaaaaaaatggctATTGGCTCACCTCTGGGGCGTATATATATACAATCGTGAAGGTTCCTGTGATGCAAACTCGAGCCCCAAAGAGAAGACATGTTGTTAAGCTCTGAGGCTGTTGAACTACCAAAGGCATCAGAAAAACAAAGCAGAAGAAGAACATTGCTGCCATGGATAGCTTACGACCAATTTTGTCAACTGTTGCAGCTGATAAGAGAAGTCCCGGAAATTCTTGAAGCAAATAATACAAAATAAAGTTAGCATTCCTCccataaataatactctctccgtctcataaCAATATGTGAACTTTCCATTTCtgttcatcccataaaaatatggaaatttccatttatggaaagttatcctcaactcattactcatattcatcaatttatttacaacttataccattatgGCTCACCATTACAACTCTGATAATAATGCGGGTCCACCTATCCACTAACCCTACTTTAACTACtcttctcatctctcttactttaccaattgtgcattaattcccGTGCCATTtcaaatgctcatatttttatgggacggagggagtataatgcaTGCATCATCAACCTCAGTGTGATCTAAGGAAATCAAGCACGAAACAATATTTTACCTGCAAAACTGGCAATAAAAATATCTCTGTAATTAACTTCCTGCTGATTACCAGAATGTGACCCTTTCTGTTCACATCGGTTATGGTTGTTATTCAGCTCTGTTGTCAGCAGAACGAGCCCATAATAAGCGAATGCATTCCCGAAAAAAACCATCCATAAAAGTAGAGTTGATCTAACCAGTTCAGGTGAAAGAAGCATAATCAGAACCGATATGCCACTCTTCTGAGGACCAACATCGAGGTCATTTTTCGTTGATGGTATCAATTTCGTGTCTTCTGAAGATTTATCTTGTAGCTCAACTTGGTTGTCGGTAACAAGGACGCCTGAAGGAAGTTTTCTCCCATTGACCCTCGCGATTTTTTCCAAAATAGCTAGTGCATCACTTTTTCTTCCCACCATGCACAGATATCTGGGCGACTCAGGTGTTACTCTATATAGTAAAAGCAACAGTGAGGAAGGAAGAGCAGACAATGCAAGCAGCCACCTCCAGCCCAATCTTGGCATGACAAACTACAACATATAAATagaataatattatcataaacAACCATTTCCTTTATTATTATAGGAAGGACATTAGAGTCAATGAACAATTTAGAACAGATCCACTTATATAGgtctacaaaaaaaataaagattggCATTTTAAAGAGGCACCTAATATCacgaaacttccaaaatttgtttttttcttaCGAACTTTAAACCCGGcatataatatcacgaacttaaaATATTTGTTGAATATTTCACACAGGCGACAAAATCCAGCTactttttaaatgaaatgaataacCATATTTGTCTTCTAGGGACTTTGTAATCACATAACTATCAGTGGTAAACATATCTAATGTGATGTGATGGTAAGTAAGATGCAGCCAGATTTCGTCGTTGGTGTGAAAAAGTCAACAACTATTTAACTTCGTGATATTATATGCCAAGTTTAAAGTTCGTtagaaaaaacaaatttttggaaagtttcgTGATATTATGCGCCAATATCCCTTTATAGAAACACATAAAGCCTCATATTCCTAATCTATGActaaaaatagaatatttaGGATATTATTGgactgtcccataaaaatagactatttttgtcattttgagttgtccccataaaaatagtcatttctatttttagtaacttttttcctctctaatgaggtgggccCATTCTACAATAACATCAATCCTATCACTCTTCCTTTCTACTCTCTCTACATTACCAATTTTGTACAAAAACCCATGCCATTCCAAGATGCGCtacttttatgggacggagagagtagtataaCATAAGATTGTTAGCAAATTACCAGCAGATTTGaagaatttgaaatgaaatgtGATGATAAGTAAAGAGGTACCATGGCATACCAATGCTATAGAAGCTTCAAGAACTGTTCCAAGGGTCCAGAAGGATGAAAATACTACCATCCACGTGCCTCTCTCCGAAGCAGGAATAAACTCCAGAAACCAGGACGAAAGCACAGGACCGCCTCCCAAGCCAATACCGACTAAACCACGGAAGATGACGAGCACATAAAGATTTGGGGAAAATGCACTTAGAAAACCGGCCGTCGACGTAATAATTGCTGTGATGAGAAATCCTTTCCTACACGAACAAAAATGTTATTGATAGAAGCAAAACAAACTAAGTTGAGTCCAAGAAAGAAGAAGCACCAAACTGTATGGATGATAGGGGAACTAAGAAAGGTGGTTGTTTTTGGGCAGGAGAGAGTTTTTCCTCCTGATTTGTTCCAATCAATATACTTCCTTCGTCTCAGCCCAAGTGATTGACTGGTTTACGGCacgtgttttgaaaaaatgataataaattagtggagagaaaataaagtaagagagagaataatgtagaggaaTTCCTCttctacattattatctcttttactttactttcccttccctttaactatttgttatcatttttccaaaacaacagccaaaaagaaatcaatcacatgagctgggacagagggagtatagttTCTGGGAACAAAACAAACTAACGAGAATGTGAAATACCTAATCTATATCATGAAGCAACCAACTATTGAGACCTAAAGGTTACGTCTCAAAACTCCTCTCTGAAAACCATAAGCAAAATACGACAAAAAAATTGGCAGAATAATTCCCTTCTCTATGTTTCTGATAACTTATTTCTGTTCAATTTGTGATTGTTCCAGAGCAGAATGACACTACTtccatccaaaaaaaatagactaattttaccattttgagcCATCCACCAAAACCAGACCAattctaaatatgaaaaaatttaaacaaatactaactctatcattctaaatgtggacCTCATAATCCATTTTCcatccatctctcttacttcaccaattttgCGTCATTTACAACTTTGCCAAGTAAAAATTAGAGTTAGAGGGTATGATTAAGCAGTAGTGTTACCTCCTTCCATAGATGTCTGAAACAACACCCCAGGAATAGGCGCCGAGCATCATGCCAGCAAAGACAATGCTAGTAATGAGGCTCTCTTGTTGAGAAGAAAGATCCCAAAGGGATTGAACAGCTGGTCCAGCAAAGGAGAGCAGCATCATTTCCATGGCTTCAGAAACCCAACCCATCCCAGCATACATCAGAACCAACACTTGGAATTTTCCAAAACCCAATGCGGAAAGGGCATCGTCAACACTCTAGCTTTTCCTATCATCTTCCATCTACAATTCTATATCACATTACCAAATCAATTTCaccaaaaacaataaaattaacataaaaaattagataCCTCATAAGCGCAACTGGTGTTGGTATTGGTATTGATATTATTCCTCCGTCAACTACGCCTCGCCGCCTGCTTTTATCCTCTTCTATTTTCTTACATCAAACTCATTGGATTCTGCTTTCTCCTAAATCTTCGCTATCGCAAATGCTGGTATCTTCTGTTTGACTTTTACTTAGagatttctttttattttattattttccatttttgggTTTCTTACTCCTTTTGTTTTAATTGGATATTTGCCTTTGAGCAATGTAACATCCTCAAATTGAATTAAATGAAATTTACtgtttttattaaaatgttGAGATcgatattaataataattttgtaaagtaagttaaaaaatttatactactGGAATTCTATAGAACTTAAAATTTTGGATAATAGATGGATTAAATTGAGAAGAATGTGAAAAGAGACACCCTTCCATCCTCCttccataattaatttatatctaTCCAATTTTGCTCATATACAAAATTAGCCACTCGAAGCTAATTTTTTTACTTCAGCCATATTCCCTTTTTATCTTATCAAATTTTTACTAAAACTGGTGTTATTTACTACCAAGATTATTCGTAGGGAACAAAGCTAATTTTTTACTATTAATACTTCAACCATATTCCCTTTTTTATCTTatcaaatttttattaaaattggtGTTGTTTACTACCAAGATTATTCGTAGTGAACAAAAGTTTTAGTATTGGAAAATAAGATTAACTAGAGATGCAGTTGCTAGAATCTTGCCCAAAGATTAATTTATTGCTTGCGTATATGGATGGATGCACCATTTACAAGATTTGACTTGTAAACTTGAAGTTTTTTATTCTATGTTGTCTTATGGTCTATTTGATAGCTCAAAAATAAAGTAATCTTTCA from Salvia splendens isolate huo1 chromosome 15, SspV2, whole genome shotgun sequence encodes the following:
- the LOC121768482 gene encoding organic cation/carnitine transporter 7-like, producing MYAGMGWVSEAMEMMLLSFAGPAVQSLWDLSSQQESLITSIVFAGMMLGAYSWGVVSDIYGRRKGFLITAIITSTAGFLSAFSPNLYVLVIFRGLVGIGLGGGPVLSSWFLEFIPASERGTWMVVFSSFWTLGTVLEASIALFVMPRLGWRWLLALSALPSSLLLLLYRVTPESPRYLCMVGRKSDALAILEKIARVNGRKLPSGVLVTDNQVELQDKSSEDTKLIPSTKNDLDVGPQKSGISVLIMLLSPELVRSTLLLWMVFFGNAFAYYGLVLLTTELNNNHNRCEQKGSHSGNQQEVNYRDIFIASFAEFPGLLLSAATVDKIGRKLSMAAMFFFCFVFLMPLVVQQPQSLTTCLLFGARVCITGTFTIVYIYAPELYPTSVRTTGVGVASSVGRIGGMICPLVAVGLVHGCKQSTAVFLFESIVFVSGICVYLLPFETKGLELSNNVSSSKHNHLDVSL